A stretch of the Kushneria konosiri genome encodes the following:
- a CDS encoding META domain-containing protein, with amino-acid sequence MRHAFRPTLTTLALATLMAGCASSGSSSSGYYATALTNISGAKVNLTGNRLDAWVGCNHLSATAQPDDTRLEVGDIASTRMACQPGDDRREQVLAEFLKRGPKLDKTGDMWLLRDNVHAVVVHTNSDPQLTHASFGPNPASRSADASATESALAMDRAIERETREQAVRQPASVQKPEVAAARASEPSVKPATAAPEQPKARTVASRPVEPRPSLEFYSQVDAGAPVTHARARAIAPAPTHAVAQAPAAEPIRTAPERAPIGVSNEIRTGDTVAPAPARTVAQAPAVEPIHTAPERAPIGVSNEILTGDTVAPASARTIAQAPAVEPIRTAPEQAPIGVSNEIRTGDTVAPAPTRTIAQAPAAEPINTASEREPVALNDEIHTGNVVARTAPAAVQQAPAQSAPVQVAQSRPAPRGATTMALAPQEAVQASRLEQFETPTLAQQSPRLDLWQQMGADSWQLAPQHSPQENAPWQPAVETSRLAWFASLLKGDTADQLPDMTVTAPREIRSYAVRESNQWVLYSGEPINQAQEKVLSDEQHQKKSAPELTDRDTLKDKSIITTSRLDESALERGVRATTARALNWLSARWQA; translated from the coding sequence ATGCGACACGCATTCAGGCCAACGCTCACCACGCTGGCACTGGCCACCCTGATGGCAGGATGCGCCAGTTCCGGGTCTTCATCTTCAGGCTATTACGCCACGGCGCTGACCAACATCAGCGGTGCCAAGGTCAATCTGACCGGCAACCGTCTTGATGCCTGGGTCGGCTGCAACCATCTAAGCGCCACGGCTCAGCCGGACGATACCAGACTGGAAGTTGGCGACATCGCCTCGACCAGAATGGCCTGTCAGCCCGGAGACGACCGTCGCGAGCAGGTGCTTGCCGAATTCCTCAAGCGAGGACCCAAGCTCGACAAGACCGGCGACATGTGGCTGCTGCGCGATAACGTTCACGCCGTGGTCGTCCATACCAATTCCGACCCGCAACTGACGCATGCCAGCTTTGGCCCGAACCCGGCCAGCCGCAGTGCAGATGCCAGCGCCACTGAAAGCGCTCTGGCCATGGATCGCGCCATCGAGCGTGAAACCCGTGAACAGGCTGTCCGCCAGCCGGCCAGTGTGCAAAAGCCTGAAGTCGCTGCCGCCCGCGCCTCCGAGCCCTCGGTCAAGCCGGCGACTGCCGCCCCCGAGCAGCCCAAAGCGCGCACTGTCGCCTCCAGACCTGTTGAACCTCGCCCCTCGCTTGAGTTCTACAGCCAGGTCGATGCCGGCGCACCGGTCACTCATGCCAGAGCACGCGCCATTGCCCCCGCTCCGACACATGCGGTCGCCCAGGCGCCTGCCGCCGAGCCGATCCGCACCGCGCCCGAGCGAGCCCCCATTGGGGTCAGCAACGAGATTCGCACCGGGGATACCGTCGCTCCTGCGCCGGCACGCACTGTCGCTCAGGCCCCGGCCGTTGAGCCGATCCATACCGCCCCCGAGCGAGCCCCCATCGGTGTGAGCAACGAGATTCTCACCGGGGATACCGTCGCGCCTGCATCGGCACGCACCATCGCTCAGGCCCCTGCCGTCGAGCCGATTCGTACCGCGCCCGAGCAGGCCCCCATTGGGGTGAGCAACGAAATTCGTACCGGCGACACCGTCGCGCCTGCACCGACACGCACCATCGCTCAGGCCCCTGCCGCCGAGCCGATCAATACCGCTTCCGAGCGGGAGCCCGTGGCGTTGAACGACGAGATCCATACCGGCAATGTCGTCGCCAGAACGGCACCGGCTGCCGTTCAGCAGGCCCCTGCGCAAAGCGCACCGGTACAGGTTGCCCAGAGCCGGCCGGCACCGCGCGGTGCCACCACCATGGCACTGGCCCCGCAGGAAGCCGTTCAGGCCTCTCGCCTTGAGCAATTCGAAACGCCGACGCTGGCACAGCAGTCGCCGCGTCTTGATCTGTGGCAGCAGATGGGTGCCGACAGCTGGCAGCTCGCGCCCCAGCACAGCCCGCAGGAAAATGCGCCCTGGCAGCCGGCCGTTGAGACCTCGCGTCTTGCCTGGTTTGCCAGCCTGCTCAAGGGCGATACCGCAGACCAGCTGCCCGACATGACCGTGACCGCCCCGCGTGAAATTCGCTCCTACGCCGTCAGAGAGAGCAATCAGTGGGTCCTGTACTCGGGTGAGCCAATCAACCAGGCTCAGGAAAAGGTTCTGTCCGACGAGCAGCATCAGAAAAAGTCGGCGCCTGAGCTGACCGACCGCGACACGCTCAAGGACAAGAGCATCATCACGACCTCGCGTCTGGATGAAAGTGCTCTTGAGCGTGGCGTTCGCGCCACCACCGCCCGCGCCCTGAACTGGCTGAGCGCTCGCTGGCAGGCCTGA
- a CDS encoding sodium:solute symporter family protein gives MMDMTPLWLTLLYIALALWIGIRARRGHAMTALEQWGVAGRSMNAMMLYLLIGAGSVSAYTFMGAPGWAFSRGVAVFYVVIYLSYLAVVAWYFGPRVWTLGARFGHVTQASAIRDRFESMALGALASLVMAIGTLAYAVLQTMGAAYILSVMSGGMIPIWAGVLMVLGVMGSYLYISGQRAIGMTNAFQGGLMLFVAWLVGLWAVHDFTGGWTGAPLFERLAAERPEFMTLPGASGNMSFAFWTTSIIVSMLSFLPPVWTQWMSARSRETIRRSATWLPTYYVVILPMVVVGFIGIFTLPELSRADTVALEMAMQTMPAWVAGLLGAGTLAAAMSSCEPFVHSVALSITRDVIQPALRLEDAFTARLARWMLLPVLALVAVLAISEPGNLVMILLVGLGFAAQVLPAFIGMFFWFGATRSGVMAGLLAGFAVTFALTVIWPNPLGVHAGFWGLLLNLPLFVAVSRRTRLASEETLQRFYEVARQP, from the coding sequence ATGATGGACATGACCCCGCTGTGGCTGACGCTTTTATATATAGCACTGGCCCTGTGGATTGGCATCCGGGCACGCCGTGGTCATGCCATGACGGCTCTTGAACAATGGGGTGTGGCCGGGCGCAGCATGAACGCCATGATGCTCTATCTGTTGATCGGGGCCGGCAGCGTCAGCGCCTACACCTTCATGGGCGCGCCAGGATGGGCGTTCTCGCGAGGTGTGGCGGTCTTTTATGTCGTGATCTATCTCTCCTATCTGGCGGTGGTCGCCTGGTATTTTGGCCCCAGAGTGTGGACGCTGGGTGCGCGCTTTGGCCATGTTACCCAGGCCAGCGCCATTCGGGACCGGTTTGAAAGCATGGCGCTGGGCGCACTGGCCTCACTGGTCATGGCGATCGGCACGCTGGCCTATGCGGTGCTTCAGACCATGGGTGCCGCCTACATCCTGAGCGTCATGAGTGGCGGCATGATCCCGATATGGGCCGGGGTGCTCATGGTACTCGGCGTCATGGGGAGCTATCTCTATATCAGCGGCCAGCGCGCCATCGGCATGACCAATGCCTTTCAGGGCGGGCTCATGCTGTTCGTGGCCTGGCTGGTGGGGCTGTGGGCCGTGCATGACTTCACCGGTGGCTGGACAGGTGCACCCCTTTTCGAGCGCCTGGCCGCCGAGCGGCCCGAGTTCATGACCCTGCCGGGGGCCAGTGGCAACATGAGTTTTGCCTTCTGGACAACGTCGATCATCGTGTCGATGCTCTCCTTTCTGCCGCCGGTCTGGACACAGTGGATGAGCGCACGTTCGCGCGAGACCATTCGTCGCTCGGCGACCTGGCTGCCCACCTACTATGTGGTCATTCTGCCCATGGTGGTGGTGGGCTTTATTGGCATTTTTACGCTGCCGGAGCTGTCGCGTGCCGATACCGTGGCGCTCGAGATGGCGATGCAGACCATGCCGGCCTGGGTGGCCGGGCTTCTGGGCGCGGGCACGCTGGCGGCGGCGATGTCGTCGTGTGAGCCCTTTGTTCATTCGGTGGCGCTGTCGATCACCCGTGATGTCATTCAACCGGCACTGCGACTCGAGGATGCCTTCACCGCGCGTCTGGCGCGCTGGATGCTTTTGCCGGTCCTGGCGCTGGTGGCGGTGCTTGCGATCAGCGAGCCCGGCAACCTGGTGATGATCCTGCTGGTGGGGCTCGGATTTGCCGCTCAGGTGCTGCCGGCGTTCATCGGCATGTTCTTCTGGTTCGGTGCGACCCGCAGTGGTGTCATGGCAGGCCTTCTGGCCGGGTTTGCAGTGACGTTTGCCCTGACGGTGATCTGGCCCAACCCGCTGGGTGTACATGCCGGTTTCTGGGGGCTTTTGCTTAACCTGCCGCTATTTGTCGCGGTCTCACGGCGTACTCGCTTGGCTTCTGAAGAGACGCTGCAACGGTTTTATGAGGTGGCACGACAACCCTGA
- a CDS encoding alpha/beta hydrolase produces MTSNQCRLTWRWWCLLLWLPILSGCSGVEVINALTPAGQTQTLDSIAYGELPRQQLDIYRPQDADGHAPVVVFFYGGTWREGDRKDYRFVGRALASRGIVTVVADYRLYPEVRYPAFVEDSAQALAWSHRHIARYGGDPERLFVMGHSAGAYNAAMVALDPRWLAAQSLSPDILSGWIGLAGPYDFLPITNEDARPVFDWPHTSSDTQPINHVSDQSPPALLMASHRDTTVNPIRNTAGMARALRAHGVAVTEDYLDRTSHVTLIASLAWPLRWLGPTLEDIDTFVHDTPARHDAGADNPQ; encoded by the coding sequence ATGACAAGCAATCAATGCCGACTGACATGGCGCTGGTGGTGTCTGCTGTTATGGCTGCCGATACTGTCTGGCTGTTCGGGCGTGGAGGTCATCAACGCCCTGACGCCGGCAGGGCAGACGCAAACGCTGGATTCGATTGCCTACGGTGAGCTGCCGCGCCAGCAGCTGGACATCTACCGTCCGCAGGATGCCGATGGCCATGCCCCGGTAGTGGTGTTTTTCTACGGTGGCACCTGGCGGGAAGGGGATCGAAAGGATTACCGCTTTGTGGGTCGGGCACTGGCGTCACGCGGTATCGTGACCGTTGTGGCCGATTACCGGCTCTACCCCGAGGTGCGCTATCCGGCCTTTGTCGAGGACAGCGCGCAGGCGCTGGCCTGGAGCCATCGCCACATTGCTCGCTACGGGGGAGACCCTGAAAGGCTCTTTGTCATGGGCCACAGTGCAGGGGCCTATAACGCTGCCATGGTCGCACTGGACCCGCGCTGGCTGGCGGCGCAGTCGCTGTCACCCGACATTTTGTCCGGCTGGATCGGACTGGCCGGGCCCTATGACTTCCTGCCGATCACCAATGAAGATGCCCGTCCGGTCTTCGATTGGCCACATACTTCCAGTGACACCCAGCCCATCAACCACGTGAGTGATCAGTCACCGCCAGCGCTTTTGATGGCCTCGCACCGCGATACCACGGTCAATCCGATTCGCAATACGGCCGGCATGGCCCGCGCTCTGCGCGCCCATGGGGTCGCGGTGACCGAAGATTATCTTGATCGAACCAGTCATGTGACGCTGATCGCCTCGCTGGCCTGGCCCCTGCGCTGGCTGGGGCCGACCCTTGAGGATATCGACACGTTCGTGCACGACACCCCGGCTCGCCATGACGCCGGGGCGGATAACCCTCAATGA
- a CDS encoding Na+/H+ antiporter has protein sequence MDAVFLVLILLLIASATGVAARFLPALPTPLVQIAFGVLLALPGIGLNVELEPELFLLVFIAPLLFADARRFPQREFMVLRGPILALALGLVLFTVLGVGAFIHWLFPALALPVCFALAAILSPTDAVAVSAISGRLPVPPRLMRILEGESLMNDASGLVAFKFAVAAALTGTFSVADATLGFFIISVGGLAVGAAVALVFNVIRTRLIERHLGEGSTIQILLLLLLLPFAAYLLAEHFGMSGILAAVAAGMVINRTDLKRESQVNMRMQTKSVWEMLEFTLNALVFLLLGFQLPDIVGGALDHSLHDVGDYEFLRLLGYVAVISIALLLSRFVWILSATWLQRRFSKERRAALSMRVMLAATLAGIRGTITLAAALSLPQLMNDGTPFPARELLIFLATGVIMFTLITGSIGLPLVLKNLDLPRDTHEFEEERRARIAAAEAAIRRIEDFHHQRAETFTREHHSEEFIIAFNDISSQLMTWYRQRLELGDTTVSTPRLEAIRSLERETRVEALRAERREYYRLRGKHHINDDVLRKLVREVDLAETALTGDTGHAHH, from the coding sequence ATGGATGCCGTCTTTCTCGTACTGATACTGCTGCTGATCGCTTCTGCGACCGGTGTTGCGGCCCGTTTTCTGCCCGCACTGCCGACACCTCTGGTGCAGATCGCCTTTGGTGTTTTACTGGCCCTGCCGGGCATCGGTCTGAACGTGGAGCTCGAACCCGAGCTCTTTTTGCTGGTATTTATTGCCCCGCTGCTGTTTGCCGATGCCAGACGCTTTCCCCAGCGCGAGTTCATGGTGCTGCGCGGGCCGATCCTGGCGCTGGCGCTGGGGCTGGTGCTCTTTACCGTGCTGGGCGTGGGCGCCTTCATTCACTGGCTGTTCCCGGCGCTGGCCCTGCCGGTCTGCTTTGCCCTGGCCGCCATTCTTTCTCCGACCGATGCCGTGGCAGTGTCGGCCATTTCCGGGCGTCTACCGGTGCCGCCACGATTGATGAGAATCCTTGAAGGCGAGTCGCTGATGAACGATGCCTCGGGGCTGGTGGCCTTCAAGTTTGCCGTCGCCGCCGCCCTGACCGGCACCTTTTCAGTGGCCGATGCCACGCTTGGCTTTTTCATCATTTCCGTTGGCGGACTGGCGGTAGGTGCAGCGGTGGCGCTGGTCTTCAACGTCATCCGGACACGCCTGATCGAGCGCCATCTGGGCGAAGGCTCGACCATTCAGATTCTGCTTCTGCTGCTGCTGTTGCCGTTTGCCGCCTACCTGCTGGCCGAGCACTTCGGCATGTCCGGCATTCTGGCCGCGGTCGCCGCCGGCATGGTCATCAACCGCACGGACCTGAAACGCGAAAGCCAGGTCAACATGCGCATGCAGACCAAAAGCGTCTGGGAGATGCTGGAGTTCACGCTCAACGCGCTGGTCTTTCTGCTGCTGGGCTTTCAGCTGCCGGATATCGTCGGCGGGGCGCTGGATCATTCACTGCATGACGTGGGCGATTACGAGTTTCTGCGCCTTCTGGGCTATGTGGCCGTCATTTCAATTGCGCTGCTGCTGTCGCGGTTTGTCTGGATTCTGAGCGCCACCTGGCTTCAGCGCCGCTTTTCAAAGGAGCGCCGCGCGGCTCTTTCGATGCGGGTCATGCTGGCCGCGACGCTGGCCGGCATTCGCGGCACCATCACGCTGGCCGCGGCGCTGTCGCTGCCGCAGTTGATGAATGACGGCACGCCCTTTCCGGCACGCGAGTTGCTGATCTTTCTGGCCACCGGCGTGATCATGTTTACCCTGATCACCGGCAGTATCGGCCTGCCGCTGGTGTTGAAAAATCTCGACCTGCCCCGTGACACCCATGAGTTTGAAGAGGAGCGTCGCGCCCGGATTGCCGCGGCCGAAGCCGCCATCCGGCGCATCGAGGACTTTCACCATCAGCGGGCGGAAACCTTCACCCGGGAACATCACAGTGAAGAGTTCATCATCGCCTTCAATGACATCAGCTCACAGCTGATGACCTGGTATCGACAGCGCCTTGAGCTGGGCGACACCACCGTCTCCACGCCCAGACTGGAGGCCATTCGTTCGCTGGAGCGGGAAACCCGCGTCGAGGCGCTGCGCGCCGAGCGGCGCGAATATTATCGCCTGCGCGGCAAGCATCACATCAACGATGACGTGCTGCGAAAACTGGTGCGGGAAGTGGATCTGGCCGAAACGGCGCTGACCGGCGATACCGGCCATGCCCATCATTGA
- the dctP gene encoding TRAP transporter substrate-binding protein DctP — protein sequence MQIRNVVTGVFALSMMGAATSALADTWRFGLEETEGSVQYAYAEAFKDLIEEKSDGDITVQILPYGVWGSNYSALYDALQSGAIPLSFGSGFLGGTVPESQLMSLNYVMPNDQLETAEILNSDAFMQSEAWQQSFRSRGLVPLAAVPEGFQVWTANKEIRTPEDMKGLQIRVMDNSLLRATYQAYGASPITIAYGELYSALQQGQAEGNIQPVFAHENMGFYEVQDYMIFAEQAQFIGNLIANQDWYEALPDDQQEMLQSTLDEMVQKGNDIQTQFNAERLETIKDNSDIKIIHLDEKERSRFRELARPVRQVYVDMVGERGKQALDILLKQVEESKSGSSDSDDGQAS from the coding sequence ATGCAGATTCGTAATGTCGTGACCGGAGTGTTTGCTCTCTCGATGATGGGTGCAGCAACGTCTGCGCTCGCCGATACCTGGCGCTTTGGCCTTGAGGAGACCGAAGGGAGTGTTCAGTACGCTTATGCAGAGGCTTTCAAGGACCTGATCGAAGAAAAAAGTGACGGTGACATTACCGTTCAGATCCTTCCCTATGGGGTCTGGGGGTCCAACTATTCGGCGCTGTATGACGCACTGCAAAGTGGTGCCATCCCCCTCTCCTTCGGTTCAGGCTTCCTGGGCGGTACGGTGCCGGAAAGTCAGCTGATGAGCCTTAACTACGTCATGCCCAATGACCAGCTGGAAACCGCCGAGATCCTCAACTCTGATGCCTTCATGCAAAGCGAGGCGTGGCAGCAATCGTTTCGCAGTCGCGGGCTGGTGCCGCTGGCCGCCGTGCCTGAAGGCTTTCAGGTATGGACTGCCAACAAGGAAATTCGCACGCCCGAAGACATGAAGGGGCTGCAGATTCGCGTCATGGACAACAGCCTTTTGCGCGCCACCTATCAGGCCTATGGCGCCTCGCCCATCACCATTGCCTACGGCGAGCTTTACAGCGCCCTGCAGCAGGGCCAGGCCGAAGGCAACATTCAGCCCGTCTTTGCCCATGAAAACATGGGTTTTTATGAGGTGCAGGACTACATGATCTTCGCCGAACAGGCGCAGTTCATTGGCAATCTGATCGCCAATCAGGACTGGTACGAAGCCCTGCCTGACGATCAGCAGGAAATGCTGCAGTCCACGCTGGATGAAATGGTCCAGAAGGGGAACGATATCCAGACGCAGTTCAACGCCGAGCGTCTTGAGACCATCAAGGACAACAGCGACATCAAGATCATTCACCTTGATGAAAAGGAGCGCAGTCGCTTTCGTGAACTGGCTCGCCCGGTTCGTCAGGTCTATGTCGACATGGTCGGTGAACGTGGCAAGCAGGCCCTGGATATCCTGCTCAAGCAGGTCGAGGAGAGCAAGTCCGGCTCCAGTGACAGTGACGACGGTCAGGCCTCCTGA
- a CDS encoding TRAP transporter large permease produces the protein MLTGLGVLMLVLLFLGFPMMVPLAAGTLYMMFTGMTFFGPDQAVSWMINGVGSWVLAAVPMFIFAADILTKGHTANRLLDVVDAFTRHLRGGLPITTAASCALFGAVSGSTQATVVAMGGPMRPRLLKKGYSDAFTLALIINASDVALLIPPSIGFIIYGVAMQTSIGDLFLAGILPGLLIMVMFSIYCWIDSRVKGIEPDPKASWRERGRALRRVILPMGFPILVVGGIYGGFFSAVEASAVAVAYALLLEVVIYRQVSIRDLGSLALSTGMITAVVFILVAIGAAFSQALATAGIPEQILGPIIDSIGDSQFLALLLIAVAFFIGCMFVDPIVVILILVPIFKPLVQSTGLDPVHVGVIVTLQAAIGSATPPFGCDIFTAIAVFRRPYLEVIRGTPPFILILLLATLILIVFPQISLLLPSLGGD, from the coding sequence ATGCTGACAGGGCTTGGTGTGCTCATGCTCGTGCTGCTGTTTCTGGGGTTTCCCATGATGGTGCCTCTGGCAGCCGGCACGCTTTACATGATGTTTACCGGAATGACTTTTTTTGGTCCGGATCAGGCGGTCAGCTGGATGATCAACGGCGTCGGCAGCTGGGTACTGGCCGCCGTGCCCATGTTCATCTTTGCGGCCGATATCCTGACCAAGGGCCATACCGCCAATCGCCTGCTGGATGTGGTGGATGCCTTTACCCGTCATCTGCGAGGCGGTCTTCCCATTACCACCGCAGCCTCCTGTGCTCTTTTTGGTGCCGTCTCGGGCTCCACTCAGGCCACCGTCGTGGCCATGGGCGGGCCCATGCGCCCTCGCCTGCTCAAGAAGGGATATTCCGACGCCTTTACGCTGGCCCTGATCATCAATGCCAGTGATGTGGCTCTGCTGATTCCGCCCAGTATCGGTTTCATCATCTACGGCGTGGCGATGCAGACCTCGATCGGCGATCTCTTTCTGGCCGGTATTCTGCCCGGGCTTTTGATCATGGTGATGTTTTCGATCTACTGCTGGATCGACTCCCGTGTAAAGGGCATTGAGCCCGACCCGAAGGCTTCATGGCGAGAGCGCGGACGCGCCCTGCGTCGCGTTATCCTGCCAATGGGCTTTCCGATCCTGGTGGTCGGCGGTATCTATGGAGGGTTTTTCAGTGCCGTTGAGGCCTCGGCCGTGGCGGTGGCCTATGCCCTGCTGCTGGAAGTGGTGATCTATCGACAGGTCAGCATTCGCGACCTTGGCAGCCTGGCGCTCTCGACCGGCATGATTACCGCCGTGGTCTTTATTCTGGTAGCGATCGGCGCAGCCTTTTCCCAGGCGCTCGCCACGGCAGGCATTCCCGAACAGATTCTGGGGCCGATCATCGACAGCATCGGCGACAGTCAGTTTCTGGCGCTGCTGCTGATTGCCGTGGCCTTCTTCATTGGCTGCATGTTTGTCGACCCCATCGTGGTGATCCTGATCCTGGTGCCCATCTTCAAGCCGCTGGTGCAGTCGACCGGGCTGGACCCGGTACACGTCGGGGTCATCGTGACGCTACAGGCAGCCATCGGCTCGGCAACGCCTCCCTTTGGCTGCGATATCTTTACGGCCATCGCCGTCTTTCGCCGCCCCTATCTGGAGGTCATTCGAGGCACGCCACCCTTTATCCTCATTTTGTTGCTGGCCACGCTGATTCTGATCGTGTTTCCGCAGATTTCTCTGCTGTTGCCCTCGCTGGGTGGTGACTGA